Within Larus michahellis chromosome 22, bLarMic1.1, whole genome shotgun sequence, the genomic segment GGGAGCGCCTGGGGGGAAGACACCTTACCGCCCCACAGTCGGGGCGAGGGACCCACAGCCACGGTCAGTCCTGCCTTTGCTctgggggtgctgcagggaaCCCAGTCCCAGGGGCCTGTTCCTGGACCCCCAAGCACCACGCGGCATCCTCAGCAGAGCCGGCTCCCACGGGCAGATGAGCCGGAGCTGAGGACAAGCGCTAAGGTCACCGTGGGACAGACAAACGAGGCTAATTACCTACAAAAtacatctttattaaaaatataaccTGTCATTAACCACACAGAGGGGGATGGAAAGACGCTGTAACAGAGGCTGCTCACACCAGAGCAGACAGGAAAGCACAGCGAGGGCAAGGGACCAAACATGggacagaaataaaacaacagcagaagctctggcagcagcaggggctgggggagtccaggccccagcagcagagcagctgtggggcagctttATTGCTTAGGAAGTTGCATAGATTGGGGCGTCCCCTCCAGCTTCGTGCTTTGTCAAAGCCAAGGAGCGGCAGCGCTGAGCTGGGGAGCAGAAACGAAGGCAGGgccatccccagccctgggggagaggagggcagtGGCGACAGACCCCATGTAACAGCAAGTTAAAGGTAGAGGGCACCAGCTTAAGGGGATGGGGAGCTGCCAGCACCAACCGCCAACGAGGCGGGGAGGAGGAAGCACTTCCACACTCATCCTCATCCTGGGCAGTGCCTGGCAGACAGAGATGTGGGAGAGGGAGGCTGAGCGCAGCCTCCACCACACCACAGCTGGGGGAAGCGGGCTGAGCATGGGGGCAGCAGGCAGACTTCCAGGCTGCCTTCTCCTGAGCTCCGTGACATTCACACGCAGGGGCCGGCCAAACCATGCGTCTGCTGGGGTTTTTGGTATACACATGGGATTTAAGCCAAGGCAGAGCCCAACCAGCTGGAGCCCTCTGGCATCTTTGGtaacagcaggaggaggaggagcaggtcaCACGCTGCTCGCTCCgtccctggcagcaggcagatgCTGAGCATGCAGGTACCATTAGGACAAGTCCAAAGTTCCTCTTGTGCACATCACCCTCACAGGCACCTGCACACAAGGACAGACCTTTTGCTCCATCCCCACCCTGGCAGGCAGAGACGCTCCCAGCACGGCCAGGGTGCTCGCAGGAGCCAGATGAGCACCCAGGCCTGGGAAGGAGGTCACTGCCCCTACAATTCATGCACTGTGAGCTCACAAACACACGCAGCAAAAGCCAGGATGGCTCCAGTCCACATTCAGCTGGGACCAGTGTCCCACATCTTGTCATCAGCGCAGAGCTCGCCTGCCCTGCAGTCCCCAGCTGGGACCAGCTCCCTGCATCTCCCCTGCCAACACCTTGGGGGCTGCTGACAAAAGCCTTCATGCTtcagcctggcaggagctgcctggggaagATGAGGGTGTCAGCCCTCCTTGTCCTCccaccaggctctgctgcagagctcaCAGCCGCCCAGCTCGGGGTGGGATCAGGGGTGCTGGCAACAGACATGCCAGCTCCCCCCGGCAAACGGGGCTTTGTGCTCCACAGGCGTCAGGGCAGCGGAGAAGCAGCAGTGGTTCTGCCCCTCGCCCCCTTGGGTCTGGGGCAGCTGTCCTCAATCAGCATCCAGGTAATTGTGAGTCAGGGAGTAATTCGCATGATTCCTCTCAAAGGAgtcatcttcatcctcctcctcaaaGAGCTGGTCCTCAAAGAAGATGCCGCCCAGGCCGTACTCCCGCTCGTGGACAGAGACCTCGTCGGGGGTGACATGACTGGCACCACCCACAAAGTCAGCAAACCTGTGAGGAAGCCGCAAAGCAGCGTGTTGTGCACACATCCCTGGCGGCCCCCTGCAAGGCCCTGGAACCCAAGCAGACGGGGTTTCAGTGCCGGGACCGGGCATTATCTGTCCTTCCCCTGTGGCACGCCTTGCTTCTACACACCACAGACCTTCTGTGCCGCCATATCCCTATCTCTAAAACCAGAGGTGACAGCACAGAGCGACCCCAGGCTTTTAGAAGCACATGGATACAGTCAGCCACCCCGAGCACACAGTCAGGGGACATTACCTCTTGGGAGACTGAATGCGGGAGACCGCAGTCCAGGCAGAGAAATCCGGGCTTCTGCAGTAGTTTCGAAGCTCCTCGAGGGCCTTGCGCGTCTCCACCTCACCTTGGACCCGATACTCCTCCTCCGTCAGCAGGCGAGGGGGGCTCGGCCCGAGCCTGGCACTCCGCATTCTCCTGCCGGCGGAGCAGCACCAGTTACTGCCCGTCCAGCCGGGGCAGGATGCCTGGTGCACAcccagctcccagggcagcagTGGAAGGAACAGAGCATGTCCCTCCAGCCTCTGCTTCTCGCTCCCGAGGGAGGGTCCCAGCCACAAGGAGGAGCAGGGCACTCTCCTGCACCAACCCCAAGGAAAAAGGGACACAACACCCCCATTATACCcatcccagccccaaaccccaccaaaaaTGCCCCGGTTATATGACACAGACTCCATCTAGCAGCTCATCCAGGCCCAACAACGGCTGGGAACAAGGAGCAAGCCGTGGTGCTTGCAGTCCTCACCTGTAGGCAGTGAAGGCCCACTGCACAGGGTAGTCCAGGTTCTTGGTGCAAATGGCCATGACCACGAAGGCCAAGGCAACGGGATGGATCTGGATGCCTGAGTACATCAGCAACaagcccaggagctgcagggcccAGGAGAGGAGGTTGATGCTGCGCTCATTCTCCAGTGGGCCGTATCTGTAGCACACACCGAAGCTCAGGAAGCCAACGAGCAGCAGGTAACctgggggagagcagagggatcAGGCAGGCATGAATCGGCAGCTCAGCCTGGCTGACAGGAGCCAGCTGAGCAGCATCTGTCAGGGCAGTTAAACCTGACACTGGAGCCGGCCTCAGGAGCACAAGGGCAGCATCTGCAGCACCGAGGGAGGCAGGAAGCGTCAGCATTTTCCACCAGCACGTTGCAGCTCCAGTAGGAGACACACAGACTGGTGAACTGGCAAGTCCGAAGGGCTCACACCTACCTAGAAGGTACTGCCAGTAAGACTTGCAGATCTCCCGTAGGTTCTTGAAGATCAGCTGAAGCAGGTACAGGGAAAAGGACCAGCCTCCTACCAGCAGGAAGTAAACAGGACTTTTCTAGGAGAGGAGACGGGAGACTCAAGACAGGCAGTGGGCAGTGATGGGTACCTCCCCACAGCTGCCAAGACTTGCTCCATGCAAAGCCAGATCCACAACCCAGCACCACAAGGCCACGTACTCCAGCACTCCCACCAGAACAACTGTACAGGTGCAGAAAGGGCTAATACTATGAGGTCTCTCGCCCCCAGGCAGCCTGACACTCACCTTGGGCATGACCTTGGACATCATGTAGACAAGGATGAGCAGCGAGGCCAACAAGCCAAAACTAATCCCGGCTGAGTAGTAGAAGAGTTGGCTCCTGCAgagatcacacacacacacaaggtgTTTTACAGCTCATGGACGCCTGTGCACAAACACACCTGCTGGGAGCAACCCCCTgagagcctgcagagccccccagcactgcccacccAACCCTCCTCGTCCCCAGCTCACGAGAATAAGGAGGTGACCCACCTGCTCAGCATGTCTCCACAGAAGAACAACAACAGGCCCAGGAAGAAAACCAGGAACAGCTTAGGGTCAAAGCCTGGAATGAGAGCAGCGAGTCCAGGTTGAGAGGAACCCTGGCACGGTGCCCTCCAGCCTGCCGTGTGGTCAcaaaggcagggaagggacagTGTCCCAGGTGAACCTCCAACAAGTGCCCTAAGTTCTCCCACTTTATATCCCATGGACGAAGACTCGCTTCTTTTTGCGGGCCCATTTTCCTTCCCAAGGAAGGAACCAGCACTGCTGGCCCTCAAACTGTGAGCTCGTCCGGCCACATCCTCTTGCCCCCATGAGTGCGCCAGTGCAGCCAGACCCAAttcccaccccagcagcccccgccaCAAAGGAGCCGTACGGCGGAAAAGGACAACGCAGTATGTGGTGCCGGCCTCCAACAGCTCGACCTTCAGGCAGGTTTTGTTGCTGTAGAGATCAACATCGATGCTGGTGTCATTCAGCTTCtccttcagaaaggagaaaacaacatTCCACATGTTGaacttctccagctcctcctcgcTGTCCACCTGGGTGACTCGGATCATCCGGCTGCTGTTGACCCGGATCTGCACAGGGGAAGGGAAGCAAACGGGGACATGGCCACAGCTGCCGGAGGGACTAGGCCCAGCCAGACCCAGGAGAACCTGCCTTCTCCTCTCACCTGCGTCCTGGTCCATATATCGTGCCATTGCGGGACGCGCGTGTTGGTGTAACAGAAGTGGTGAGGAGTTTCAAGATGGTACACATGGCCCTCGTAGAGCGGGAGAACCGACTCCCTGGCACCTGCGCAACACAGAGCAGAGGGATTCAGCAATGCTGACCAAACACAAGGCCCCTGTTCCTGTCTGCTTCACACACCGAGACATGGGTCCACTTTCCCTCCCTGGAGCCCCCCACTTAAGCACACTCTGGGTGGATAAACACAAATGTCCTGCCTCTATTTTCCTTGGAGTTCGCTGTCTGGTTCTTTTCTGGGATAATGTTGCTCCTGGGACCATCAGGAGCAGCACAACCTCATCCCCTGTTCCCCGTTCCAGCTTCACTCCTTGTCCCCGTATCAGGGAAAACTAAATTCTCGAGTGCCTCCTGCACAACCTCCCCTCCAAGGCGAAGGAGGCTCCCAAACCCCGGAGGGCCCAGCCGCACCGGCAGACCCGGACAGCGGGATGCCGAAAGCCCAGTCCCCCCAGCACTCTCGGCCACAGCGCCGGCCGAGGCCCCGAGAGCGCTCTGTGAGGGGGTGCCGTGTGCGGTCGGGGCTCCGTGGGCcgcggggtgggagggggactgAGCTCTGTGCGGGGGCTGCTGGCAAAGAAACATCACGACCGGGCGACGAACAGGGGGCTGTGCGGGGCAGGAGGTCCCCGGCGGGCAGAGGGCAGCTCCCCCGCcgccacctcctgctccctgtgGCACAGACGGAGCTCGCCCTGCCCGGAGGCGGCCGCCCGTGCGGGAGGAGCCCGAACCCCATCGGACGAAGACGGCCCCAGGCCCAGCCGCTGTCCCGCTCCTCGGGCCGCGGGGGCGGCTCCGCTCGGGGCCTTGGGCCGACCGGGACCCCCCAGCACATGACAccgctgccccgctccccacACGATGACGTCGCCGCCCCACGCACCTGCGCCCCCGaacagcagcagcggcggcggcaggagcagcagcaccagcggcAGCAGGAGCCACCGCCGCACCGGAGCCGGTTTCATCCCTCCCGCCGCGGCCGCGCTACCGACTTCCGCTTCCACCGCGCGCCAGGTAACGGCCGCTGAGGAGCAAGCAGCAGCCAACGAGAGCGGGGGATTCTCGTGGCGTCATTGCCGAGCGACGGCTGAGCCGACCTATCGGAAGGCCGCTGCAGCCTCGCTCGCGCCCTCCCTAGCCCTCCGCGCTGACTGACAGGGCCTAGGCCTGTCAGCGCAGTCCAAGTAGGAAGCAGTCATGGTCCCGCCCTCGGTTACCACAGTGACCAATCCAGAGGCACGCCCAGCCCGTCGCAACTGCAAACCCCGCTTTAGTAAACCTTGCGGGGCGCTGACGGGTACGCCCCTCAGCCTATCAGAGCACAGGCTCGGCTCGCCACGCCCTCCCGCCCCCGCTCGAATCCCGCTTGATGGACAAGGCCCTCCTCCTATCAGGAAGCGGCCCCGCGGtcttggtgggagggggacacgcgtggggggTAACGTGGGTCTTGCCTCCTCCCTTGCCACCGACCCGGGGCTCGGCCGGGCCGCGGGCGTAGGCCCGGGACAAGGTGCCTTTCTCCGGCCGCGGGGCCCGCCTGGGCCCAGGCGGGCCtcggtggggagcggggccgccgggggcgtaccgcggggctggggcgacccccggcagcggggggggTCCTGCACCCCACGGGCGGCTCGGCGGGGTCGGGGGGCTCCGTATCGGCCCCGGTGCGGGCTGCGCCCCTTCCCCCACCCTGTGGGGCGCCAGGATGCCGTGTCCGCGGCCGCCCGtgggcggggagcgggcggcccccccccgcctcctcccccccggGGCCGTGGGCGGTGGAGCCGGGAAGCGGCGGGGCCGTGGGCGGAGGATGTGCGTCAGtcgggggcagcgccgggcctgggaacggccccgccgcgccggaCGCCCAGTCGCGGGGGGAGCGTgggaggggggcggccggggacgGCGGGGCTGGGACAGGACCCCCCTGTTGGGGACTGTGGCCGTTgcggtgtgtgtgggggagaccccgctgccccccaccagGGTCGGGGACGCGGCTGGGCCCCgctgcggccccccccccccgccaccgggcAGGATGGCGCGGGGGCGGCTGGACCCCTGCCAGGCGCCCCGCCGCGGCAGCCGCGGTATAAATAGCGCCGAGCCACGTAGGACCGGAGACGGGGTGGGGGCCGTGACCCTCCCGGGGGTGCTGCGGGCGGGGGGCTTcagcgtgtcccccccgcccGAGAAAGCTCCCTCGGTTCCCCGTCTGGCCGTTATGGGGCCAGGCCAGCGCCG encodes:
- the NEMP1 gene encoding LOW QUALITY PROTEIN: nuclear envelope integral membrane protein 1 (The sequence of the model RefSeq protein was modified relative to this genomic sequence to represent the inferred CDS: deleted 1 base in 1 codon), yielding MTPRESPALVGCCCSSAAVTWRAVEAEVGSAAAAGGMKPAPVRRWLLLPLVLLLLPPPLLLFGGAGARESVLPLYEGHVYHLETPHHFCYTNTRVPQWHDIWTRTQIRVNSSRMIRVTQVDSEEELEKFNMWNVVFSFLKEKLNDTSIDVDLYSNKTCLKVELLEAGTTYCVVLFRRFDPKLFLVFFLGLLLFFCGDMLSRSQLFYYSAGISFGLLASLLILVYMMSKVMPKKSPVYFLLVGGWSFSLYLLQLIFKNLREICKSYWQYLLGYLLLVGFLSFGVCYRYGPLENERSINLLSWALQLLGLLLMYSGIQIHPVALAFVVMAICTKNLDYPVQWAFTAYRRMRSARLGPSPPRLLTEEEYRVQGEVETRKALEELRNYCRSPDFSAWTAVSRIQSPKRFADFVGGASHVTPDEVSVHEREYGLGGIFFEDQLFEEEDEDDSFERNHANYSLTHNYLDAD